CCTTCTTCAGCGCGCCGTACGAGTCGTACGCCTCAGCCAGCTCCGCCGGTTCGCCACCCACGCAGGCGGCGAGGATCTCCAGCAGGTTCGCGAGCCCCGGCCGCTCCTCCCGGTCGTACACGACCTCGCGCCCGCTGTCGGTCACCGCCCGCATGACCTTCTTCCGCACCACGTCCGCCTCGTCCAGCAGATAGACGATCCCGGGCCCGACGTCGTCGCTCTTCCCCATCTTCGAGGCCGGCTCCTGCAGATTCATCACCCGGGCCGCCACCGCCGGATTCGTGGCCCGTGGCACCACGAACGTGTGCCCGTACCGCTGGTTGAACCGCACCGCGAGATCCCGCGCCAGCTCCACGTGCTGCGTCTGGTCGTGCCCGACCGGCACCTCGTCCGTCCCGTACGCCAGGATGTCCGCCGCCATCAGCACGGGATACGTCAGCAGTGACAGCCGCACACTCCCGCCCCGCTCCCGCTCCCGCGCGGCCTTCTCCTTGTACTGGATCATCCGCCGCATCTCCCCGTCGGTCGCGACGCACTCCAGTACGTACGACAGCCGGGCGTGCTCGTCCACGTGACTCTGTACGAACACGGTGCACAGGCCGGGGTCCAGCCCCGCCGCCAGCAACAGCGAGGCCGCCTGCCGGCTCAGTCTGCGCACCCGCGCCGGATCGTGGTCCACGGTCAGCGCGTGCAGGTCCACGACGCAGAACAGCGCGTCGGACCGGTGCTGGTCCACCGCGGCCCACTGCCGCATGGCTCCCAGGTAGTTCCCCAGCGTCAGGTGCCCCGTCGGCTTGACCCCACTGAAGACCCTCGTCATCTCTCCACCTCCTGGTCAGGGCCGCCGCCACCCGCCGGCCGCCCCTCCTGGAGGGAGATACGAGAACGGCCGCCGAAGCGGCGGCCGTTGAGTGCATACGTGACTACGGCCGCCGTCAGGCGGCCCACCAGAGCTGGCTACACGTACGCGTCGTCATGGGCCCCACAGTACGCCCACGACTGCCGCCCCGACCCGGATTTGACACGGCCCACCCGCACTCGTAGTGTGCTCCGAGTTGTCCGACGTGAGCGCCGACCCCGGTCGGTCCCCGGACAGCGATTCCGCAAGTACCCATCACTCTTCGACGAACAGTCGCTCTGTCGGTGCGTGTATTTACGGAATGAGGAATCCACGTTCGAAAGGACGCGGCCCCCGATTGGCTCGGGAGCCGGGGAATCCGCTAGAGTCTCACCTCGTCGGAACGGCCCGAGGGCCGGGAAGACAACCCCCTCTGACGGGGAATCAGAGCCCGAAAGGATCTGATAGAGTCGGAACCGCCGGAAAGGGAAACGCGAAAGCGGGAACCTGGAAAGCACCGAGGAAATCGGATCGGAAAGATCTGATAGAGTCGGAAACGCAAGACCGAAGGGAAGCGCCCGGAGGAAAGCCCGAGAGGGTGAGTACAAAGGAAGCGTCCGTTCCTTGAGAACTCAACAGCGTGCCAAAAGTCAACGCCAGATATGTTGATACCTCCGGCCTGATCGGTTCATCCGGTTCAGGTTGAGGTTCCTTTGAAATACACACAGCGAGGACGCTGTGGACGGTCGGATTATTCCTTCGACCGTTCCGCTCTCGTGGTGTCACCCGATTACGGGTAAACATTCACGGAGAGTTTGATCCTGGCTCAGGACGAACGCTGGCGGCGTGCTTAACACATGCAAGTCGAACGATGAACCACTTCGGTGGGGATTAGTGGCGAACGGGTGAGTAACACGTGGGCAATCTGCCCTGCACTCTGGGACAAGCCCTGGAAACGGGGTCTAATACCGGATACTGAACCTCGCAGGCATCTGTGAGGGTCGAAAGCTCCGGCGGTGCAGGATGAGCCCGCGGCCTATCAGCTAGTTGGTGAGGTAATGGCTCACCAAGGCGACGACGGGTAGCCGGCCTGAGAGGGCGACCGGCCACACTGGGACTGAGACACGGCCCAGACTCCTACGGGAGGCAGCAGTGGGGAATATTGCACAATGGGCGAAAGCCTGATGCAGCGACGCCGCGTGAGGGATGACGGCCTTCGGGTTGTAAACCTCTTTCAGCAGGGAAGAAGCGAAAGTGACGGTACCTGCAGAAGAAGCGCCGGCTAACTACGTGCCAGCAGCCGCGGTAATACGTAGGGCGCAAGCGTTGTCCGGAATTATTGGGCGTAAAGAGCTCGTAGGCGGCTTGTCACGTCGATTGTGAAAGCCCGGGGCTTAACCCCGGGTCTGCAGTCGATACGGGCAGGCTAGAGTTCGGTAGGGGAGATCGGAATTCCTGGTGTAGCGGTGAAATGCGCAGATATCAGGAGGAACACCGGTGGCGAAGGCGGATCTCTGGGCCGATACTGACGCTGAGGAGCGAAAGCGTGGGGAGCGAACAGGATTAGATACCCTGGTAGTCCACGCCGTAAACGGTGGGCACTAGGTGTGGGCAACATTCCACGTTGTCCGTGCCGCAGCTAACGCATTAAGTGCCCCGCCTGGGGAGTACGGCCGCAAGGCTAAAACTCAAAGGAATTGACGGGGGCCCGCACAAGCGGCGGAGCATGTGGCTTAATTCGACGCAACGCGAAGAACCTTACCAAGGCTTGACATACACCGGAAACGGCCAGAGATGGTCGCCCCCTTGTGGTCGGTGTACAGGTGGTGCATGGCTGTCGTCAGCTCGTGTCGTGAGATGTTGGGTTAAGTCCCGCAACGAGCGCAACCCTTGTCCCGTGTTGCCAGCAGGCCCTTGTGGTGCTGGGGACTCACGGGAGACCGCCGGGGTCAACTCGGAGGAAGGTGGGGACGACGTCAAGTCATCATGCCCCTTATGTCTTGGGCTGCACACGTGCTACAATGGCCGGTACAATGAGCTGCGATACCGCAAGGTGGAGCGAATCTCAAAAAGCCGGTCTCAGTTCGGATTGGGGTCTGCAACTCGACCCCATGAAGTCGGAGTCGCTAGTAATCGCAGATCAGCATTGCTGCGGTGAATACGTTCCCGGGCCTTGTACACACCGCCCGTCACGTCACGAAAGTCGGTAACACCCGAAGCCGGTGGCCCAACCCCTTGTGGGAGGGAGCTGTCGAAGGTGGGACTGGCGATTGGGACGAAGTCGTAACAAGGTAGCCGTACCGGAAGGTGCGGCTGGATCACCTCCTTTCTAAGGAGCACTTCTTACCAGCCTCTGGCTGGTCAGAGGCCAGCATGCGAGCGAATGTCTCGCACTGGTTGCTCATGGGTGGAACGTTGACTATTCGGTCCGGTTTCGGGCCGGTGGCTGCCAGTACTGCTCTTCGGAGCGTGGAACGCACGATCACCGGACGGGACTTGGCCGGGCACGCTGTTGGGTATCTGAGGGCACGGCCGTATGGCTGGGTCTTCGGTGCCGGCCCCAGTGCACTCGGGATTCGTCCCGGGGTGATGGGTGGTTGGTCGTTGTTTGAGAACTGCACAGTGGACGCGAGCATCTGTGGCCAAGTTTTTAAGGGCGCACGGTGGATGCCTTGGCACCAGGAACCGATGAAGGACGTGGGAGGCCACGATAGTCCCCGGGGAGTCGTCAACCAGGCTTTGATCCGGGGGTTTCCGAATGGGGAAACCCGGCAGTCGTCATGGGCTGTCACCCGCTGCTGAACACATAGGCAGTGTGGAGGGAACGCGGGGAAGTGAAACATCTCAGTACCCGCAGGAAGAGAAAACAACCGTGATTCCGGGAGTAGTGGCGAGCGAAACCGGATGAGGCCAAACCGTATACGTGTGAGACCCGGCAGGGGTTGCGTGTGCGGGGTTGTGGGATCTCTCTTCCACGGTCTGCCGGCCGTGGGACGAGTCAGAAACCGTTGATGTAGGCGAAGGACATGCGAAAGGTCCGGCGTAGAGGGTAAGACCCCCGTAGTCGAAACATCAGCGGCTCGTTTGAGAGACACCCAAGTAGCACGGGGCCCGAGAAATCCCGTGTGAATCTGGCGGGACCACCCGCTAAGCCTAAATATTCCCTGGTGACCGATAGCGGATAGTACCGTGAGGGAATGGTGAAAAGTACCGCGGGAGCGGAGTGAAATAGTACCTGAAACCGTGTGCCTACAAGCCGTGGGAGCGTCGGACATCAAGCTTGCTTGGTGTCTCGTGACTGCGTGCCTTTTGAAGAATGAGCCTGCGAGTTTGCGGTGTGTTGCGAGGTTAACCCGAGTGGGGAAGCCGTAGCGAAAGCGAGTCCGAACAGGGCGATTCAGTAGCACGCTCAAGACCCGAAGCGGAGTGATCTAGCCATGGGCAGGTTGAAGCGGAGGTAAGACTTCGTGGAGGACCGAACCCACCAGGGTTGAAAACCTGGGGGATGACCTGTGGTTAGGGGTGAAAGGCCAATCAAACTCCGTGATAGCTGGTTCTCCCCGAAATGCATTTAGGTGCAGCGTCGTGTGTTTCTTGCCGGAGGTAGAGCACTGGATAGGCGATGGGCCCTACCGGGTTACTGACCTTAGCCAAACTCCGAATGCCGGTAAGTGAGAGCGCGGCAGTGAGACTGTGGGGGATAAGCTCCATGGTCGAGAGGGAAACAGCCCAGAGCATCGACTAAGGCCCCTAAGCGTACGCTAAGTGGGAAAGGATGTGGAGTCGCACAGACAACCAGGAGGTTGGCTTAGAAGCAGCCACCCTTGAAAGAGTGCGTAATAGCTCACTGGTCTAGTGATTCCGCGCCGACAATGTAGCGGGGCTCAAGCGTACCGCCGAAGTCGTGTCATTCATACAATAGGGCCAACGCCTGTATGGATGGGTAGGGGAGCGTCGTGTGCCGGGTGAAGCAGCCGCGGAAGCGAGTTGTGGACGGTTCACGAGTGAGAATGCAGGCATGAGTAGCGATACAAACGTGAGAAACGTTTGCGCCGATTGACTAAGGGTTCCTGGGTCAAGCTGATCTGCCCAGGGTAAGTCGGGACCTAAGGCGAGGCCGACAGGCGTAGTCGATGGATAACCGGTTGATATTCCGGTACCCGCTGTGAAGCGTCAAACATCGAGCATCGTGATGCTAAGGCCGTGAAGCCGCCCTGATCTCTTCGGAGTTGAGGGGAGTGGTGGAGCCGCCGAACCAAGCGGTTAGTAGGTGAGTGATGGGGTGACGCAGGAAGGTAGTCCATCCCGGGCGGTGGTTGTCCCGGGGTAAGGGTGTAGGCCGCAAGGTAGGTAAATCCGCCTTGCATACGGCTGAGACCTGATGCCGAGCCGATTGTGGTGAAGTGGATGATCCTATGCTGTCGAGAAAAGCCTCTAGCGAGTTTCATGGCGGCCCGTACCCTAAACCGACTCAGGTGGTCAGGTAGAGAATACCGAGGCGTTCGGGTGAACTATGGTTAAGGAACTCGGCAAAATGCCCCCGTAACTTCGGGAGAAGGGGGCCACATCCGGTGACGAGTCTTGCACTCCGAGCTGGGGGTGGCCGCAGAGACCAGCGAGAAGCGACTGTTTACTAAAAACACAGGTCCGTGCGAAGCCGTAAGGCGATGTATACGGACTGACGCCTGCCCGGTGCTGGAACGTTAAGGGGACCGGTTAGCTCCATTTCGGTGGGGCGAAGCTGAGAACTTAAGCGCCAGTAAACGGCGGTGGTAACTATAACCATCCTAAGGTAGCGAAATTCCTTGTCGGGTAAGTTCCGACCTGCACGAATGGCGTAACGACTTCTCGACTGTCTCAACCATAGGCCCGGTGAAATTGCACTACGAGTAAAGATGCTCGTTTCGCGCAGCAGGACGGAAAGACCCCGGGACCTTTACTACAGTTTGATATTGGTGTTCGGTTCGGCTTGTGTAGGATAGCTGGGAGACTTTGAAGCTCACACGCCAGTGTGGGTGGAGTCGTCGTTGAAATACCAGTCTGGTCGTGCTGGATGTCTAACCTGGGTCCGTGATCCGGATCAGGGACAGTGTCTGATGGGTAGTTTAACTGGGGCGGTTGCCTCCTAAAGAGTAACGGAGGCGCCCAAAGGTTCCCTCAGCCTGGTTGGCAATCAGGTGTTGAGTGTAAGTGCACAAGGGAGCTTGACTGTGAGACCGACGGGTCGAGCAGGGACGAAAGTCGGGACTAGTGATCCGGCGGTGGCTTGTGGAAGCGCCGTCGCTCAACGGATAAAAGGTACCCCGGGGATAACAGGCTGATCTTCCCCAAGAGTCCATATCGACGGGATGGTTTGGCACCTCGATGTCGGCTCGTCGCATCCTGGGGCTGGAGTCGGTCCCAAGGGTTGGGCTGTTCGCCCATTAAAGCGGTACGCGAGCTGGGTTTAGAACGTCGTGAGACAGTTCGGTCCCTATCCGCTGTGCGCGTAGGAGTCTTGAGAAGGGCTGTCCCTAGTACGAGAGGACCGGGACGGACGAACCTCTGGTGTGCCAGTTGTCCTGCCAAGGGCATGGCTGGTTGGCTACGTTCGGGAGGGATAACCGCTGAAAGCATCTAAGCGGGAAGCCTGCTTCGAGATGAGGACTCCCACCCCCTTGAGGGGTTAAGGCTCCCAGTAGACGACTGGGTTGATAGGCCGGATCTGGAAGCACCGCAAGGTGTGGAGGTGACCGGTACTAATAGGCCGAGGGCTTGTCCTCAGTTGCTCGCGTCCACTGTGTTGGTTCTGAAACCACGAACAACCCGCCCCCGGTCACAGGGGCGGCTGGTTGTCTGTTTCATAGTGTTTCGGTGGTCATAGCGTAGGGGAAACGCCCGGTTACATTCCGAACCCGGAAGCTAAGCCTTACAGCGCCGATGGTACTGCAGGGGGGACCCTGTGGGAGAGTAGGACGCCGCCGAACAATCATTGTATGAAAGCCCCGCACCGGGAACGGTGCGGGGCTTTCTGCGTTTAGGGTCTTTCTATGCGCTACGACCTGGTTATCTTCGACAACGACGGCGTCCTCGTCGACAGTGAGCCGATCTCCAATCGGCTGCTGGCCGGCTATCTGACGGAGCTGGGCCACCCGACGTCGTACGACGACTCCATTCGGGACTACATGGGCTCCGCGATGCACCGGATCCATGAGCTCATCCTGGAGCGGACGGGTCGGCGGCTGCCGGAGGACTTCGACGACGTGTTCCACGAGCGGGTCTTCGCCGCGTTCGAGCGTGAACTGGAGCCCGTGCCCGGGGCCGTCGGAGTGCTGGAGAAGCTCGCCGCGGACGGGGTGGCGTACTGCGTGGCCTCGTCCGGGAGTCATGAGCGGATCAGGGTCGGGCACCGGAAGACCGGGCTGGACCGGTGGTTCGACGACGAGCGGATCTTCAGTTCGCAGGACGTGGGGCGGGGGAAGCCGGCGCCGGATCTGTTCCTGCACGCGGCGGAGCGGATGGGAGTGGCGCCGGGGCGGTGCGTCGTGATCGAGGACAGCCCACTGGGCGTGCGCGCCGCCGTCGCCGCCGGGATGGACGTGTACGGGTTCACCGCGATGACGCCGGCCTCGAAGCTGACCGGAGCCGGGCGGCTGTTCGGTGACATGGGTGAGCTGGCCGACCTGTTGGCGAGCTGACATTTGTCCTGCGGAGCACTGGACGGTTGTTTCTACCGGGGCCCGCGCCCAGGCCCGATGATATGGGCATGACGACGAACACGGGCACGGGCACGGAACAGCAGCCTCGGGGCAAGCGTCGTACCTTCGTGTCGCTCTTCCTGGACGTGGGGGTGCCCATCGGGTCGTACTACCTGCTCAAGGGCGTGTTCGGGATGAGTGCGGTCGCCGCGCTCGGCTGGAGCACCGTGGTGCCCGTCCTGCGCACCGGGTGGGGTGTGCTGAAGCAGCGGGACGTGAACGCGCTCCCGCTGCTCATCCTCCTGGCCAATATCGTCGGTCTGCTGCTCAGCTTCGAGACGGGTGACGCCCGCCTGCTGCTGGTCAAGGACAGCGCGGTGGCCAGCTTGGTCGGGTTCGTGATGCTGGGGTCGGTGCTCGTGGGGCGGCCGATGATGACGGGGACCCTCAAGCCGTGGCTGGTCAAGGGGGACGCGGACCGGGAGGCGGCGTGGATGCGGCTGCGGCGGGAGTCGCGGGCGTTCCGGCGGGCGGAGCGGCTGTTCACCGGGGTGTGGGGGGCCGCCTTCGTCGGTGAGTGTGCGCTGCGGATCGTGGGGGTCTACTCGTTCTCGGTGGACACGATGGTCTGGCTCGGGACGGTCGTCATGATCGTCACGATGCTGTTGGCCTTCGTGGTCAGCGGTGCGCTCGGGGCCGGTCCGATGACCCACATGATCGGCGCCAACGTCCGTGAAGCTGAGGAGAATTCATCTTTGGCTGGATCTACCCACGGGTAGGCCGGGGCCCTACGCTCGCCGCCATGACTGATGTGCTGCGGCGCGGTAGGGCTTCGCTCGCGTTCGGCTTCTTCGCCCAGGGCGTCGCCTTCGCCCTGCTGGTCACCCGGATTCCGGCCATTCAGGACCGGTACGGCGTCTCCGACGCGCTGCTGCCGGTGTTCCTCGCCGCGGTGCCGATCCTGGCCGGCGCCGGGAGTGTGGCGACCGAGCGTCTGGTGCGCCGGGTGCGGCCGAGCCGGGTGCTGCGCTGGTCCCAGCCGGTGGTGCTGCTGTCCCTGCTCGGCGTCGGGGCGGGGGACCGGATGGTGGTGCTGGCCGTGGCGCTCGGCGTCTTCGGGCTGGCCGTGGGAGCGCTGGACGCGTCGATGAACATGCTCGGCGTGAGTCTGCAACGGGCGTACGGGCGCAGCATCATGCTCGGGTTCCACGCTGCGTACAGCCTGGGCGGGATTCTCGGGGCCTCGCTGGCGTGGGTGGGGGCGCACTGGGATCTGGCGCTGTGGGTGTCGTATCTGCCGGTCGTCGTCCTGTTGTTGCCGGCGGCGCTGGTGGGGAGCCGCTGGTACGTCGACGGGGACCGGAGTGGGGCGGCGCGGGCGGCCGGGCCGGGTGGGGGCGGTGCGGGGGTCGGGTTCAAGCTGCTGCTGCCGCTGTGTCTGGTGATGTCGTTCGCGTACATCGGTGACTCGACCGTCTCCAACTGGAGTGCGAAGTACCTCCAGGACGTGCTGGGGAGTTCGGAGCAGCTCGCGACGGTGCCCTACAACGTGTACATGGTGACCACGCTGGTCGGGCGGGCGGTCGGGGACTTCGGGGTGCGGCGGTTCGGGGCCGTTGCGGTGGTGCGGAGCGGGGCGGTCGTCGCGGCGGTGGGGTTCGCGGTGGTGGCGGGGGCGCCGGGGGCCTGGGTGGGGATGCTCGGGTTCACGCTGCTGGGGCTGGGGTTGTGCGTGCTGGTACCGCAGACGTTCGCCGCGGCGGGGCGGCTCGCCACCGAGAAGGACGGTCCCGGGGCGTCGGACGCGGCGGTGGCGCGGCTCAACGTGTTCAACTACGTCGGCTTCCTGATCGGTTCGCCGTTGGTGGGAGCGCTCGGCGACGCCTGGAGCTACCGCGGGGCGATGCTCGTACCGATGGTGTTGGTGCTGGTGACGGTCGTGTACGCCCGGTCGTTCGAGACTCAACCGGACCGATACGGTGGCGGGCATGAGCGGCCGCGCACAGCTGATGTGGGACGAGGCAGTAACGGGCTATGACTTCGGGCCGGAGCATCCGATGGATCCGGTCCGGCTGGCCCTGACGCGAAGTCTGGTCGGCGCCCTCGGGATCGACCGGGAGGTGGAGGTCGTCGCGGCGCGGGCGGCCGGCGAGTCGACGCTGCGGCTCGTGCACCGGCAGGACTACATCGACGCGGTGAAGGCGGCGTCGGTGGATCCGGGCGCGGCGGACGGGTCGTACGGGCTGGGGACCGTCGACGACCCTGCCTTCGCGCGGATGCACGAGGTGTCGGCGCTGATCGCCGGGCAGTCGGTGGGGGCGGCGGAGGCGGTCTGGCGCGGTCAGGCGCTGCACGCGGTGAACTTCGCGGGCGGGCTGCACCACGCGATGCCGGGCGCGGCCTCCGGGTTCTGCGTGTACAACGACGCGGCGCTGGCGATCGCGCGGCTGCTGGAGCTGGGGGCCGAGCGGGTCGCGTACGTCGATGTGGACGTGCACCACGGGGACGGGGTGCAGGCGGCGTTCTGGGAGGACCCGCGGGTTCTGACGGTGTCGCTGCACGAGCATCCGCGGACGCTGTTCCCGCAGACCGGGTGGCCCGAGGAGACGGGCGCGGAGTGCGCCGAGGGGTCGGCGGTGAACATCGCCCTGCCGGCGGGGACCGGGGACGCGGGATGGGTGCGGGCGTTCCACGCGGTGGTGCCGGAGGTGCTCGCGGACTTCCGGCCGCAGGTGCTGGTGACGCAGCACGGGGCGGACACGCACTTCGAGGATCCGCTGGCGCATCTCGCGGTGTCGCTGGACGCGCAGCGGGCGGTGCAGGTGGCCTGTCACGAGCTGGCGCACGAGTACGCCGAGGGGCGGTGGGTGGCGCTCGGCGGGGGCGGGTACGCCGTGGTGGACGTGGTGCCCCGGTCGTGGGCGCACCTGGTGGGGATCGCGGCGGGGCGGCCGGTGGAGCCGGAGACGGTGATTCCCGAGGGGTGGCGGCAGGAGGTGTTCGCGCGGACGCGGCAGCTGGGGCCGATGCGGATGACCGATGGGCGGTGGCCGGTGGGGTGGGCCTCGTGGGAGGAGGGGTACGACCCCGCGGACCGGCTGGATCAGGCGGTGGTGGCGGCTCGGCGGGCGGTGTTTCCGTTGCGGGGGTTGTTGGCGTGACGTCTGGTCGACGCGCGGTTCGGTGATCCGGCGTGGGCGTGGGCGTGGGCCGGGGGTGGGTGTCGCGGGCCGGCGCCGGCCGGGTGCCGC
The Streptomyces sp. NBC_01723 genome window above contains:
- the trpS gene encoding tryptophan--tRNA ligase, which translates into the protein MTRVFSGVKPTGHLTLGNYLGAMRQWAAVDQHRSDALFCVVDLHALTVDHDPARVRRLSRQAASLLLAAGLDPGLCTVFVQSHVDEHARLSYVLECVATDGEMRRMIQYKEKAARERERGGSVRLSLLTYPVLMAADILAYGTDEVPVGHDQTQHVELARDLAVRFNQRYGHTFVVPRATNPAVAARVMNLQEPASKMGKSDDVGPGIVYLLDEADVVRKKVMRAVTDSGREVVYDREERPGLANLLEILAACVGGEPAELAEAYDSYGALKKDTAEAVVEVLRPVQRRHQELCADPGYVEGVLREGAEKARGMARPTVDAAYRAIGLLPPVNADR
- a CDS encoding HAD family hydrolase, whose translation is MRYDLVIFDNDGVLVDSEPISNRLLAGYLTELGHPTSYDDSIRDYMGSAMHRIHELILERTGRRLPEDFDDVFHERVFAAFERELEPVPGAVGVLEKLAADGVAYCVASSGSHERIRVGHRKTGLDRWFDDERIFSSQDVGRGKPAPDLFLHAAERMGVAPGRCVVIEDSPLGVRAAVAAGMDVYGFTAMTPASKLTGAGRLFGDMGELADLLAS
- a CDS encoding VC0807 family protein, which produces MTTNTGTGTEQQPRGKRRTFVSLFLDVGVPIGSYYLLKGVFGMSAVAALGWSTVVPVLRTGWGVLKQRDVNALPLLILLANIVGLLLSFETGDARLLLVKDSAVASLVGFVMLGSVLVGRPMMTGTLKPWLVKGDADREAAWMRLRRESRAFRRAERLFTGVWGAAFVGECALRIVGVYSFSVDTMVWLGTVVMIVTMLLAFVVSGALGAGPMTHMIGANVREAEENSSLAGSTHG
- a CDS encoding MFS transporter; amino-acid sequence: MTDVLRRGRASLAFGFFAQGVAFALLVTRIPAIQDRYGVSDALLPVFLAAVPILAGAGSVATERLVRRVRPSRVLRWSQPVVLLSLLGVGAGDRMVVLAVALGVFGLAVGALDASMNMLGVSLQRAYGRSIMLGFHAAYSLGGILGASLAWVGAHWDLALWVSYLPVVVLLLPAALVGSRWYVDGDRSGAARAAGPGGGGAGVGFKLLLPLCLVMSFAYIGDSTVSNWSAKYLQDVLGSSEQLATVPYNVYMVTTLVGRAVGDFGVRRFGAVAVVRSGAVVAAVGFAVVAGAPGAWVGMLGFTLLGLGLCVLVPQTFAAAGRLATEKDGPGASDAAVARLNVFNYVGFLIGSPLVGALGDAWSYRGAMLVPMVLVLVTVVYARSFETQPDRYGGGHERPRTADVGRGSNGL
- a CDS encoding acetoin utilization protein AcuC, translated to MSGRAQLMWDEAVTGYDFGPEHPMDPVRLALTRSLVGALGIDREVEVVAARAAGESTLRLVHRQDYIDAVKAASVDPGAADGSYGLGTVDDPAFARMHEVSALIAGQSVGAAEAVWRGQALHAVNFAGGLHHAMPGAASGFCVYNDAALAIARLLELGAERVAYVDVDVHHGDGVQAAFWEDPRVLTVSLHEHPRTLFPQTGWPEETGAECAEGSAVNIALPAGTGDAGWVRAFHAVVPEVLADFRPQVLVTQHGADTHFEDPLAHLAVSLDAQRAVQVACHELAHEYAEGRWVALGGGGYAVVDVVPRSWAHLVGIAAGRPVEPETVIPEGWRQEVFARTRQLGPMRMTDGRWPVGWASWEEGYDPADRLDQAVVAARRAVFPLRGLLA